In Calothrix sp. PCC 7507, one DNA window encodes the following:
- the pgmB gene encoding beta-phosphoglucomutase gives MDIKGNSRHFIFTDWILIETQFDPEQFHSKETVFTIGNGYLGTRGSFEEGYSRGSPATFIHGVYDDVPVVYTELVNCPDWLPLVVIINGDRFRMDQGEILNYHRQLDLYQGLLTRSICWRSPSGNTIDIQFERFASLADQHILGQRLQLKPLNFDGLIEIQASINGYPENVGFNHWQELEQGKTESGIWLHRRTRSSQIDIGMAAKMGISGVDTSWQISSAPGYPTFTTTFLANAGQTVIVEKVVTVFTSRDINTPVIAAQNKLALLPDYDTLFDAHEQAWNQVWKSNDILIEGDRTAAFAVRYNLFQLLIAAPKYDDKVSIPAKTLSGFGYHGHIFWDTEIFILPFFIYTQPAIARNLISYRYHTLNGARRKATHYGYKGAMYAWESAVTGDEVTPRWSLPSDFYGEDVRIWCRDREIHISADIAYGVWYYWQATGDDEWMRDCGAEMILDTAIFWGSRVEFNPQFERYEIRGVIGADEYHEFVHNNTFTNRLVQWHLEKALLVYDWLSHNFPEQATQLEQKLHLTSKQRMRWQDIISNIWISSERTTGLIEQFEGFFQLQDINLQDYEPRTRSIQAILGIESTNKHQVLKQPDVLMLLYLMRQSADFPYNQKLLQTNWDYYAPRTDITYGSSLGPAIHAILAADLGKLTEAYERFMQAAMVDIQDLRGNTSDGIHAASAGGVWQAIVFGFGGIQFTEKGPVANPHLPPGWTRLKFQLQWRGQLHEFDLHEELGQGAGGRGHTSAPLSVQGAGGDKFLVPNPQSPIPSPQSLLTERSRSAVPNPQSPIPSKAVIFDLDGVLTDTAEYHYLAWQRLADEEGIPFNREANEALRGVSRRGSLMAIIGDRQYSEAQIQEMMERKNRYYVESIQNITTKDLLPGAIALLDELRQLGIKTAIGSASKNAHEVVERLGIADKVDAIADGYSVQQPKPAPDLFLYAANLLGVPPAQCVVIEDAATGVEAALSAGMWAVGLGPPERVGAAHVVLPSLAGIKWADIIAKIS, from the coding sequence ATGGATATTAAAGGTAATTCTCGGCATTTTATTTTTACAGACTGGATATTAATTGAAACTCAGTTTGATCCTGAACAATTTCACTCTAAAGAAACCGTTTTTACTATTGGTAACGGTTACTTGGGAACACGGGGCAGTTTTGAGGAGGGTTATAGTCGAGGATCACCAGCAACCTTTATCCACGGTGTCTATGATGATGTGCCTGTAGTTTACACTGAGCTGGTTAACTGCCCAGATTGGTTGCCGTTGGTGGTGATTATTAATGGCGATCGCTTCCGCATGGATCAGGGAGAAATATTAAACTATCATCGCCAGCTTGATTTGTACCAAGGTCTTCTTACCCGTTCCATATGTTGGCGGAGTCCGAGTGGTAACACTATTGATATACAGTTTGAACGCTTTGCCAGTCTAGCTGATCAGCATATTTTAGGGCAGCGCTTGCAGTTAAAGCCCCTCAACTTTGATGGGTTGATAGAAATTCAGGCTAGTATTAACGGCTACCCGGAAAATGTCGGCTTTAATCACTGGCAAGAATTAGAGCAAGGCAAAACTGAGTCAGGTATTTGGCTACATCGTCGCACCCGCAGTTCGCAAATTGATATCGGCATGGCTGCTAAGATGGGCATTTCGGGCGTTGATACATCATGGCAAATTAGCAGCGCTCCTGGTTATCCTACCTTCACTACGACCTTCTTGGCTAATGCAGGGCAAACAGTGATAGTAGAGAAGGTTGTCACGGTTTTTACCTCGCGAGACATTAATACACCAGTCATAGCAGCGCAAAATAAACTTGCTCTGCTGCCAGATTACGATACACTCTTCGACGCTCACGAACAGGCATGGAATCAGGTTTGGAAAAGCAACGATATTTTAATTGAAGGCGATCGCACAGCCGCTTTTGCTGTCCGTTACAATCTCTTTCAACTGCTCATTGCTGCACCAAAATACGATGACAAGGTGAGTATTCCCGCTAAAACCCTTTCCGGATTTGGCTATCACGGACATATATTTTGGGATACAGAAATTTTTATATTGCCATTTTTTATTTATACTCAACCAGCTATAGCCCGCAATTTGATCAGTTACCGTTACCACACATTGAATGGGGCGCGACGCAAGGCCACACATTACGGTTATAAAGGCGCGATGTATGCTTGGGAAAGTGCTGTAACTGGTGATGAAGTAACACCCCGCTGGTCGCTACCTAGTGATTTTTACGGTGAAGACGTGCGGATTTGGTGCCGCGATCGCGAAATTCACATCAGTGCAGATATTGCCTACGGTGTTTGGTACTATTGGCAAGCAACAGGTGATGATGAGTGGATGCGGGATTGTGGCGCTGAGATGATCCTCGATACTGCTATCTTTTGGGGTAGTCGAGTGGAATTTAATCCCCAGTTTGAACGGTATGAAATTCGCGGAGTCATCGGTGCAGATGAATACCATGAGTTTGTTCACAACAACACCTTCACTAACCGCCTAGTGCAATGGCATTTAGAAAAAGCACTCCTAGTCTATGATTGGCTCAGTCATAATTTCCCAGAGCAAGCGACTCAATTAGAGCAGAAACTGCACCTGACAAGCAAACAGAGAATGCGCTGGCAAGATATTATCAGCAATATATGGATTTCTAGCGAGCGCACAACAGGATTAATCGAGCAGTTTGAGGGGTTTTTCCAACTACAAGACATCAACCTACAGGACTACGAACCCCGCACCCGCTCGATACAAGCCATCCTCGGCATTGAAAGCACTAACAAGCACCAGGTACTCAAGCAGCCAGATGTGCTAATGCTGCTCTATCTCATGCGACAATCAGCCGATTTTCCCTACAACCAAAAATTATTACAGACCAACTGGGATTACTATGCACCCCGCACTGATATTACCTATGGTTCATCCCTAGGCCCAGCAATCCATGCCATCTTAGCCGCCGATTTAGGCAAATTAACCGAAGCTTACGAACGATTTATGCAAGCAGCAATGGTAGATATCCAAGATTTGAGAGGTAATACTAGTGATGGAATTCACGCCGCTAGTGCCGGTGGAGTTTGGCAAGCTATCGTTTTCGGATTCGGTGGTATCCAATTCACGGAAAAAGGCCCTGTAGCTAACCCCCATTTACCCCCCGGTTGGACGCGACTAAAATTTCAGCTGCAATGGCGCGGACAATTACACGAGTTTGATTTGCATGAGGAACTGGGGCAGGGGGCAGGGGGCAGGGGGCACACTTCGGCTCCGCTCAGTGTCCAGGGGGCAGGGGGAGATAAATTCCTAGTCCCCAATCCCCAATCCCCAATCCCCAGTCCCCAGTCCCTGCTCACTGAGCGTAGCCGAAGTGCAGTCCCCAATCCCCAATCCCCAATCCCCTCTAAAGCAGTAATTTTTGATTTGGATGGTGTTTTAACAGATACAGCCGAATATCACTATTTAGCTTGGCAAAGACTTGCAGATGAAGAGGGGATACCTTTTAATCGGGAGGCTAACGAAGCATTGCGGGGTGTATCTCGTCGGGGTTCGCTGATGGCGATAATTGGGGATAGGCAATATTCGGAAGCACAAATCCAGGAGATGATGGAGCGTAAAAATCGCTACTATGTAGAGTCTATCCAAAATATTACTACTAAAGATTTGTTACCGGGTGCGATCGCCCTATTGGATGAACTCCGCCAACTGGGTATTAAAACCGCTATTGGTTCCGCCAGCAAAAATGCTCATGAAGTTGTCGAACGTTTGGGAATTGCTGATAAAGTAGATGCGATCGCTGATGGTTACAGTGTGCAGCAACCCAAGCCAGCACCCGACCTATTTTTGTATGCCGCCAACCTCCTAGGAGTTCCACCAGCGCAATGTGTGGTGATAGAAGACGCGGCTACAGGTGTCGAAGCAGCTCTGTCCGCTGGTATGTGGGCGGTAGGACTCGGTCCCCCTGAACGAGTGGGAGCAGCGCATGTAGTCTTACCCAGTCTTGCAGGTATCAAATGGGCAGATATAATAGCCAAGATCAGTTAA